Part of the Pseudarthrobacter sp. NBSH8 genome is shown below.
CTGCAGCACCCGCTGGATTTCCGCCAGGGACAGCAGCGCGGGGGTCAGGTCATCGACGGCAGCGGGGCTCTGCTTCCGGACGCCTTCCGTCAGGATGCGGACGTCCTCGCGGGAGAGCAACCGGGCAGCGTTGGCCGTGACAATCGAGGACAGGTGCGTCACCAGCACCGAGACACGGTCGATCACGGTGGCGCCGGTCATCTCGGCGCTGTGCCGCATTTCGGACGGAATCCACTTGCCCGCGAGCCCGAAGACGGGTTCCACGGTGGACACACCGGGGAGCGCGTCCAGGAAATCGCCCAAGGCCAGCATCCGGCTCGACGGCGCCGTGCCCCGTCCCGCTTCCACCCCGGCGATGCGGATGGCGTACGTAGCCGGCGGCAACTCCACACTGTCCCTGGTGCGGACCGGCGGAATGACCAGCCCCAGTTCCATGGCGATCTTGTGGCGCAGGGAACGGACCCGGGCCAGCAGGTCATCCGAGGCGCCGGAGACGAGGTCCACCAGATCCGGGGCCAGCAGGATCTCCACGGGGTGTACCCGCATGTCCTCCATCAGCCTTTCGTTAGGGTCCTCCACAGGGGTCAGGGCGGCGTGCTCCTCCGCGGCCTGGATGTCCGCCTGACCCTTCTGTTGCGCGGCCATGCGCCGTGAAGCGAACAGCAGCAGGGCACCCACCGCCAGGAAGGGAAGGATGGGCATGCCCGGGATCAGTGCCATGGCTATGGCGGCCAGCCCGGCAATCAGCAGGGCATGGGGTGACTGCATCAGCTGGGAGGACGCCGTGCGGCCCATGTCCTCCTCAGCGTTGGAGCGGGTGACGATCATGCCGGTGGAGACGGCCATAAGCAACGCCGGGATCTGGCTGACCAGCCCGTCACCCATGGTCAGCAGCCCGTAGGTGCTTAGGGCGTCGCCGATGTCCATGCCGCGTTGCAGGACACCGATGGCGATCCCGCCCAGGAAGTTGATGATGACAATGATGATGCCGGCGATGGCATCGCCCTTGACGAACTTGGACGCACCGTCCATGGCCCCGTAGAAATCGGCCTCAGCGGAGACCTCCGCCCGCCGTTTCCGGGCCTGGTCATCGGTGATGAGGCCGGCGTTGAGGTCGGCGTCGATGGCCATCTGCTTGCCGGGCATGGCGTCCAGCGTGAATCTGGCGCCCACCTCGGCCACCCGCTCCGCTCCCTTGGTGACCACCACAAACTGGATGACCACCAGGATCAGGAACACCACGGCACCGATGATCATGGAACCGCCCACTGTGACCTGGCCGAACGCCTCGATCACCTGCCCCGCGTACCCCTGCCCCAGCACCAGCCGGGTGGACGCCACGTTGATGCCCAGCCGGAACAGCGTGGCCACCAGCAGCAGCGAGGGGAACACCGAGAAGTCCAGGGGCTTCTTCACGAACATGCTGGTGAGCAGGACCAACAGCGCAAGCACGATGTTGCAGACAATCAGGAAGTCCAACAGCGGCGCCGGAACCGGGACCACAAGGAGCAGGACGATGCCCACGATCCCCACCGGCACTGCCAGCCTGCCAATTCGGTTGTTCATGCGGTGGTCCTTTCCGGAATGGTCCGGGTGTTGGTGTTCTGGGCGGCTCTGGTCCGGCTTGGTTTCATACGGCATCCGCCATCTGGTGCAGGCCGCGGGCTGCGCCGCGGGATTTGAGCGCCATCACGAACGCCAGCACGCCGGCCACCGCGCGGTACAGCTCCACCGGGATCTCCTGGCCAAGCTCGCAGGCCGAGTGCAGGGCCCGCGCCAACGGAACGTCCTGCACCATGGGCACGTCCTTCGCCTCCGCTTCCTGCCGGATGCGGGCGGCGATGACCCCCGCCCCCTTGGCCACCACGCGCGGGGCCGATTTGCCGGCGTCGTACTTCAGCGCAACCGCCACGTGCGTGGGGTTGACCAGCACGACGTCGGCGTCCGCAATGGCGGCGATCATGCGGTTCCGACTCATGGACAGCTGCCGGGAACGGCGTTGGGCGCGGATGAGAGGATCGCCGTCGGTGTTCTTGTTCTCGTCCGTGACTTCTTTCTTGGACATGCGCGTCTTCTTGCGGTTGCGGCGCATGACCACCAGGACGTCCGCGGCGGCCAGCACCAGGCCCGCGGCCACCGCGAACTGGATCAGCGCGCCGATGCCGTCCGTGGCCGCCTGGATCACGCCGGCCACCGGCAGCCCGCCGGCGGTGAGCAGTACGGGGATCAGGCCCTTCACCACCATGTACAGCACCACCCCGACGACGGTGGCCTTCAGGAGCGCCTTCACGCCGCCCCAGACGGCCTGCGCGCCGAAGAGCCGCTTCATGCCGCTGAGCAGGTTGAAATGCTCGAAGTCGGCGCGGAACTTCTTGAAGTGGACACCGCCCTGCACCGCGGAGCCGCCCAGCACCACCAGGAAAACCACCACGAACATGGGCCCCAGGACCGCTGCCGTTGAACCGAGTCCGGCTTCCATGGCCTGCAGGGCCTTCTCCGGTTCGGGCCCGGCCATGAGGGCGCGGACGCTGAACATCTGGTCCACGGCGGCATTGGATGCCCGCTCAATGGTGGCGGGGAGCATGACGGCACCGGCACCGACGCCGAGCCACGCTGTAAGGTCCTGCGAACGCGTGAGCTGGCCCTTGGACCGGACCTCCCGCATCCGTTTGTCAGTGGCCTGCTCGGTTCTCTCCTGCGAATCGGACACTCAGCCCACCCCCATCAAGGTGCTGACTGCCCGTTCGGACAGGACCACGACGATCCGCGGCAGCCCCAGGAACAGGAAGCCGGCCAAGGTGAGCGTCAGGAGGATCTTGAGCGGGAAACCCAGCGCGAACGCGTTCAGGGCCGGCGCCACGCGCGTCAGCAGGCCGAGGCCGACGTCCGCGAGCAACAGCACCACCAGCAGCGGCCCTGCGATCTGCACGGCGCAGAGGAACATGCCGGTGACAGCCTCGATCATGGCCTCCGCCGGCCGGGCCAGGTCAATGCCGCCGGCCAGCGGGAAGGCCGCGAAACTGCCGGTCAGTCCGCCGATTACCATCTGATAACCGTCCGAGGCGAACAACAGGGCCAGCGCTGCCATCTGCAGCAGCCGGGTGAACTGGGCGCCGTTGATCATCATCTGGGGATCGAACGCCTGGGCCATCTGGAAACCGCTGAAGAGGTCAATCAGGCTGCCGGCCGACTGGACGGCCGCGAAGACCAGGTACACCAGGAACCCCAGCGCCAAACCGGTGACGAGCTCCAGGACTATGGCCGTGACGAAGCCGCCGGTATCGAGCGGGACGTGGCCGTCCGCGAGGCGCCCGGAGACAGCCAGGCCAAGGCCCAGCCCCAACATGGCCTTAACCCGGGCAGGGATGGCGTGGTAGGCGAAGGGCGGGGCCACCACCAGGAACGCGATCATCCTGACCGAGGCCAGCAGGAGAACCTCAAGCCAGGACTGGTCGATCGGTATGTCCACCTCACGCTCCCCCGATCAGCCCAGGGATGCGGGCGAAGAGCTCGTGGGTGAACGCGACCATTTCGGTGATCATCCAGTGCCCACACACCACCAGGGCGAGAGCCACCGCCACCGCCTTGGGCACAAAGGACAGGGTGGCTTCCTGCAGCTGCGTAATGGACTGCAGGAGCGAAATCGCCAGGCCCACCACGAGCGCCGTGACCAGCACAGGCGCGGAGAGCTTCGCGGCGACGATGAGGGCCTGGAGCGTGATGTCCAGGACGGCGTTGGTATCCATCAGCTGCTGTAACTCTGGATGAGGGAGGTGATGACCAGGCCCCAGCCGTCCACCAGGATGAACAGCAGGATCTTGAACGGCAGGGAGATCATCACCGGCGGGAGCATCATCATGCCCATGGACATCAGGGCCGCGGAGACCACAATGTCAATCACCAGGAACGGGATGAAAATGACGAACCCGATGATGAACGCGGCCCGCAGTTCGGAGATCATAAACGCCGGGATGAGGGTCTGCAGCGGCACCGATTCGGGGTTGGCCGGGTTGGCCATCCTGGCAGCCCGGGTCATCAGGGCGATGTCCTCCTCCCGGGTGTGGGCCAGCATGAACCGCTGCAGCGGGCCGGTGCCCGCGGCGACGGCTCCGTTGAAATCGATGCTGCCGTCCAGGTAGGGCTGCACGCCGGTGGTGTTCATCTCGGTGATGACGGGCCACATGACAAACAGCGACAGGAACAGGGCCAGACCCGCCAGCACCTGGTTGGGCGGGATGGACGGCAGGGACAGGGCGTTGCGGGTCATGGCCAGCACCACGAAGATCTTGGTGAAGGACGTCATCATCAGCAGCAGCGCCGGCGCCACGGACAGCAGGGTGATGCCGATCAGGGTCACCACGGCCGTGGAGGGCTGGCCGTCCAGGCCGTTGATCTCGATGCTGACATTGCCGCCCCCGGGAGGGGACGGGTCCGACGGCGGGGTAGGAGGCACCGGCGCCGCGTGACCTGCCGAGGCGCCCAGCCACACCATGGCGACGGCGAGCAGCAGCACGCACAGGGCTACCAGCCACGCCCTGCCCGCGCGGTGCGCCTCAGCGGTTTTGGTCAATTGCGGCGTCTCCCCTGGCCGCGGCGGGGCATGCCGGCCGCCTCCTGGAGGAGGCCAGCGAACCCGGCCCAGGCGGGCTGCTCCGGCATGCCGTCCGCCGCCGGGCCGAACTGGTGCGCCGCCGTCGTCGATTCCACCGCTTCAGCGGGGATGTCCCCCGTATGCAGGACGTTGATGCTGTGTTCGGTGACGCCCAGCAGGAAGCGCCGGTCCCCCGCGTCAATCACCACCACGGAGGCCTTCTGGCCCACGCTCTGTCGGCTCACCAGGTTCAGGGTGCGGCCGGCACTGCGGCGGCCCCTGCCCTTCGCGGCGCCGATGCGGCGCTGCAGGAACCACATAAGGCCCAGCACCGCACCAAGGGCCACGAGAACCCGCAGCCCCAGGATGAGTGAATCCATTTAGTCGAGTCCCTCGGCGGTGTCCAGGATGCGGGTGATGCGGACGGCGTAGTCCTGGTCCACCACCACCACTTCGCCGTGGGCGATCAGGCGGCCGTTGAGCAGCACATCGGCCGGGGCGCCGGCGGACCGGTCGAGCTCGATGACCTTGCCGGGTTCCAGGGCCAGGGCGTCGCGGACGGACATCCTGGTGCGGCCAATCTCCACCGTCAGGGCCATTTCGACGTTGCTGATCAGGCCGAGCCTTGCCGAGGCGGAGCCGCCCGAGGCCTGAGTGCGTCCCCGGCCGGTGCCGTGTTCGCGCACCCGCACCGCGAACCAGCCGGCCGGGCTGGCGCCGTCAGTCAACTCGAACACGGCCGTTTCGGCGTCGGCAAGCAGACTGGCCGCGTCCTCCTCGCGCAACTCACCCAGCACGCCGGCGTTGAACACCGCCGCGGCGGCCTCCATGGCCGGGCGCAGCACGTCCACCACGGACACTACACCGCCGACGGGGCCTCCGGCGGCCGCCAGGAAGGACCGGTCCATCAGCACCAGGGCGAGATCCGCCGTGACGTCTCCCACGAACGTCGCCACCACACCCTGGGCGGCGTATGGCGCGGCGGCGTGCGGTGAGACCAGTCCGGAGACGGTCAGCGCGGCCGGATGCGGCAGGTACAGCGCCAACCGCTCAGCGGCGGACTCGCGCAGGGTCAGGGTTAAGCTCATCG
Proteins encoded:
- a CDS encoding flagellar biosynthesis protein FlhA, which translates into the protein MNNRIGRLAVPVGIVGIVLLLVVPVPAPLLDFLIVCNIVLALLVLLTSMFVKKPLDFSVFPSLLLVATLFRLGINVASTRLVLGQGYAGQVIEAFGQVTVGGSMIIGAVVFLILVVIQFVVVTKGAERVAEVGARFTLDAMPGKQMAIDADLNAGLITDDQARKRRAEVSAEADFYGAMDGASKFVKGDAIAGIIIVIINFLGGIAIGVLQRGMDIGDALSTYGLLTMGDGLVSQIPALLMAVSTGMIVTRSNAEEDMGRTASSQLMQSPHALLIAGLAAIAMALIPGMPILPFLAVGALLLFASRRMAAQQKGQADIQAAEEHAALTPVEDPNERLMEDMRVHPVEILLAPDLVDLVSGASDDLLARVRSLRHKIAMELGLVIPPVRTRDSVELPPATYAIRIAGVEAGRGTAPSSRMLALGDFLDALPGVSTVEPVFGLAGKWIPSEMRHSAEMTGATVIDRVSVLVTHLSSIVTANAARLLSREDVRILTEGVRKQSPAAVDDLTPALLSLAEIQRVLQGMLEEQIPINDLPRIYEALALRAKVSAEPEALIESARQSLGPALAAKFLDGGVLYVIMIDPLLEQSMLEDLRPGEGGTQIVMSQARLDAVLGSVKQSIESAAAAGRHAVLVCAPALRPAVRRLVASPDGGVQVLSYREVTAANVGIETVGVVRHAEAIQA
- a CDS encoding flagellar biosynthesis protein FlhB, with the translated sequence MSDSQERTEQATDKRMREVRSKGQLTRSQDLTAWLGVGAGAVMLPATIERASNAAVDQMFSVRALMAGPEPEKALQAMEAGLGSTAAVLGPMFVVVFLVVLGGSAVQGGVHFKKFRADFEHFNLLSGMKRLFGAQAVWGGVKALLKATVVGVVLYMVVKGLIPVLLTAGGLPVAGVIQAATDGIGALIQFAVAAGLVLAAADVLVVMRRNRKKTRMSKKEVTDENKNTDGDPLIRAQRRSRQLSMSRNRMIAAIADADVVLVNPTHVAVALKYDAGKSAPRVVAKGAGVIAARIRQEAEAKDVPMVQDVPLARALHSACELGQEIPVELYRAVAGVLAFVMALKSRGAARGLHQMADAV
- a CDS encoding flagellar biosynthetic protein FliR, producing MDIPIDQSWLEVLLLASVRMIAFLVVAPPFAYHAIPARVKAMLGLGLGLAVSGRLADGHVPLDTGGFVTAIVLELVTGLALGFLVYLVFAAVQSAGSLIDLFSGFQMAQAFDPQMMINGAQFTRLLQMAALALLFASDGYQMVIGGLTGSFAAFPLAGGIDLARPAEAMIEAVTGMFLCAVQIAGPLLVVLLLADVGLGLLTRVAPALNAFALGFPLKILLTLTLAGFLFLGLPRIVVVLSERAVSTLMGVG
- the fliQ gene encoding flagellar biosynthesis protein FliQ; its protein translation is MDTNAVLDITLQALIVAAKLSAPVLVTALVVGLAISLLQSITQLQEATLSFVPKAVAVALALVVCGHWMITEMVAFTHELFARIPGLIGGA
- the fliP gene encoding flagellar type III secretion system pore protein FliP (The bacterial flagellar biogenesis protein FliP forms a type III secretion system (T3SS)-type pore required for flagellar assembly.), which produces MVWLGASAGHAAPVPPTPPSDPSPPGGGNVSIEINGLDGQPSTAVVTLIGITLLSVAPALLLMMTSFTKIFVVLAMTRNALSLPSIPPNQVLAGLALFLSLFVMWPVITEMNTTGVQPYLDGSIDFNGAVAAGTGPLQRFMLAHTREEDIALMTRAARMANPANPESVPLQTLIPAFMISELRAAFIIGFVIFIPFLVIDIVVSAALMSMGMMMLPPVMISLPFKILLFILVDGWGLVITSLIQSYSS
- the fliO gene encoding flagellar biosynthetic protein FliO, which codes for MDSLILGLRVLVALGAVLGLMWFLQRRIGAAKGRGRRSAGRTLNLVSRQSVGQKASVVVIDAGDRRFLLGVTEHSINVLHTGDIPAEAVESTTAAHQFGPAADGMPEQPAWAGFAGLLQEAAGMPRRGQGRRRN
- the fliN gene encoding flagellar motor switch protein FliN encodes the protein MSLTLTLRESAAERLALYLPHPAALTVSGLVSPHAAAPYAAQGVVATFVGDVTADLALVLMDRSFLAAAGGPVGGVVSVVDVLRPAMEAAAAVFNAGVLGELREEDAASLLADAETAVFELTDGASPAGWFAVRVREHGTGRGRTQASGGSASARLGLISNVEMALTVEIGRTRMSVRDALALEPGKVIELDRSAGAPADVLLNGRLIAHGEVVVVDQDYAVRITRILDTAEGLD